A region from the Kineothrix sp. IPX-CK genome encodes:
- a CDS encoding glycoside hydrolase family 3 protein, whose product MGFIWAHKKTKIWFIVTAIVLVLVITVTAVLLSVPIVTNSLSLVFGGERANVVEDNRVEWYDRQYSSKEEVLSAANDFVTEVEKEGIVLLKNENDVLPLSADGARVSVFGKNSVNIVYSGSGSGSSSSGATQKTLYESLDAAGISYNETLKSFYENSGKSGSGRPGNPAMTSGQRLPGFETGETQMDSYTSDVTGSYADYQDAAIVVFSRIGGEGFDLPRTMADSFGGDAVLGASSADSHYLKLDANEKALLEHVKENFSNVIVVLNVGTTMEIPELKADEGIDSILWMGFPGATGVMALGQILTGIDTQGNQISPSGHTVDTWVADFTMDPTWYNTGVYGSEFGNRYLYEGDKTDYAFVNYEEGIYVGYRYYETRGYEETKANPQSTWYEDSVVYPFGYGLSYTAFDWNVSFAEADGSIIAADDTLEVSVTVKNTGDYAGKDVVELYYSAPYDYEGPAIEKAHVVLGDFAKTGLLAPGEEETLTLTLDVKNMKSYDYADANENGFSGYELEAGDYNIIVGSDSHTAKASAVYTLNDSVQMPTDMNADGEEAEVVNAFDDVSAGIFGTDTYASYVSRKDFAGTVPTAYLDDSERTLTDELKEALDESIKRKYTEPDEGKPWEVTGDAPSATPVNNGLSLRDMLYAEDGSYVGEVSFDDPRWETLLNEISLEEMKNLVGFGAFRTNEVKGIDGVVGKPLTTDADGPSGFTSFLSESVVYGTCAYQAECVMGSTWNVALAERMGELVGEEGLAGNEKGDGLPYSGWYAPAVNIHRSPFAGRNWEYYSEDGLLSGKFAAGVIRGAEKKGVYCYVKHFAINDQETDREYNGILVWANEQAMREIYLLPFEIAVKEGGATGMMSSFNRVGMKWAGGSYALLTQVLRDEWGFHGSVITDYSLNTYTHVDEMIRAGGDLFLTQDAKTFAMTDDATQITLLRQATKNILYSVVNSNAMSIQSDGYLLPVWMLVMIFVDIAIIAALILWGVFAIRSVKSGKSMKKA is encoded by the coding sequence ATGGGTTTTATTTGGGCTCATAAAAAAACAAAAATTTGGTTTATCGTGACGGCTATCGTACTTGTTCTTGTAATTACGGTAACAGCTGTTCTATTGAGCGTACCCATTGTTACAAATTCATTAAGCCTTGTTTTTGGCGGAGAACGCGCCAATGTGGTAGAGGATAACAGAGTTGAGTGGTATGACAGACAGTATTCCAGTAAGGAAGAAGTATTAAGCGCAGCAAATGATTTTGTGACTGAGGTGGAAAAGGAAGGAATCGTACTTCTCAAAAATGAAAATGATGTGCTTCCCCTGTCCGCAGATGGCGCACGTGTCAGTGTATTTGGCAAGAATTCAGTGAATATTGTTTATTCCGGTTCCGGTTCAGGCAGCAGCAGTAGCGGGGCAACGCAGAAGACGTTATATGAGAGCCTGGATGCAGCGGGAATCTCCTATAATGAAACGCTTAAGAGTTTTTATGAGAATTCCGGCAAATCCGGCAGCGGAAGACCGGGAAATCCTGCCATGACATCAGGACAGAGGCTGCCCGGTTTCGAAACAGGGGAAACGCAGATGGATTCTTATACATCTGATGTGACGGGCAGTTATGCAGATTATCAGGATGCGGCAATCGTTGTTTTTTCCAGAATCGGCGGAGAAGGCTTTGACCTTCCCAGAACAATGGCAGACAGCTTTGGCGGCGACGCCGTCTTGGGAGCTTCTTCTGCAGATAGCCATTATCTGAAATTAGACGCAAATGAAAAAGCGCTTTTGGAGCATGTAAAAGAAAATTTTTCCAATGTTATTGTTGTTCTGAATGTGGGCACCACCATGGAAATACCGGAATTAAAGGCAGATGAAGGAATAGATTCCATTCTCTGGATGGGATTTCCGGGGGCAACGGGTGTTATGGCTTTGGGACAGATTCTGACGGGAATAGATACGCAAGGGAATCAGATTAGTCCCTCCGGTCATACGGTAGATACCTGGGTTGCAGATTTTACGATGGATCCGACCTGGTATAATACCGGCGTTTATGGAAGTGAATTCGGCAACCGCTATCTTTATGAAGGTGACAAAACGGATTATGCTTTTGTAAACTATGAAGAAGGTATTTATGTAGGATATCGTTATTATGAGACCCGCGGATATGAGGAGACGAAAGCGAACCCGCAGTCCACATGGTATGAAGACAGCGTAGTCTATCCTTTCGGGTATGGTCTTTCTTATACTGCGTTTGACTGGAATGTTTCCTTTGCGGAAGCTGATGGAAGCATTATTGCGGCAGATGATACGCTAGAGGTATCCGTGACGGTTAAAAATACCGGAGATTATGCCGGAAAAGATGTTGTAGAGTTGTATTACAGCGCACCTTATGATTATGAAGGGCCTGCAATTGAAAAGGCACATGTTGTTTTAGGTGATTTTGCCAAAACAGGACTTCTGGCTCCGGGAGAAGAAGAGACGCTTACGCTTACTCTGGATGTGAAGAATATGAAGTCTTATGACTATGCGGACGCCAATGAGAATGGTTTCAGCGGCTACGAGCTGGAAGCAGGGGATTACAATATCATCGTAGGAAGCGATTCACATACGGCGAAGGCGAGTGCAGTATATACCTTGAATGACAGTGTGCAGATGCCCACTGATATGAATGCAGACGGCGAAGAAGCAGAAGTTGTAAATGCATTTGATGATGTGAGTGCCGGTATTTTCGGGACGGACACCTATGCATCCTATGTATCCCGTAAAGATTTTGCCGGTACGGTTCCCACAGCCTATTTGGACGACAGTGAAAGAACCCTGACAGATGAATTAAAGGAAGCGCTGGATGAATCAATCAAGCGTAAATACACAGAGCCTGATGAAGGAAAGCCATGGGAAGTAACGGGAGATGCGCCCTCTGCCACACCGGTAAATAACGGGCTTTCTCTGAGGGATATGCTTTATGCCGAGGACGGAAGTTACGTAGGAGAGGTGTCCTTCGATGACCCGCGCTGGGAAACGCTGCTGAATGAAATATCTCTTGAGGAGATGAAGAATCTGGTCGGTTTCGGCGCTTTCCGCACAAATGAGGTAAAGGGCATTGACGGGGTGGTCGGCAAACCTCTCACGACAGATGCAGATGGTCCCAGCGGGTTTACGAGCTTTTTATCAGAATCAGTCGTATACGGGACTTGTGCTTATCAGGCAGAATGTGTAATGGGCTCCACCTGGAATGTTGCTCTGGCAGAGAGAATGGGTGAGCTGGTAGGTGAAGAAGGTCTTGCAGGCAATGAAAAAGGTGACGGATTGCCTTATTCCGGTTGGTATGCACCGGCCGTGAATATCCACCGTTCTCCTTTTGCGGGAAGAAACTGGGAATATTATAGTGAGGACGGCCTGCTGTCCGGCAAATTCGCCGCAGGTGTGATTCGGGGAGCAGAGAAAAAAGGCGTCTACTGTTACGTGAAGCATTTTGCAATCAATGACCAGGAGACGGATCGTGAATATAACGGTATACTCGTATGGGCGAATGAACAGGCAATGAGGGAGATTTATCTTCTGCCGTTTGAGATTGCAGTAAAAGAAGGCGGGGCAACAGGCATGATGTCTTCCTTCAACCGTGTGGGTATGAAATGGGCAGGCGGCAGCTATGCACTTCTTACGCAGGTGCTACGTGATGAATGGGGCTTCCATGGCTCGGTCATTACGGACTATAGCTTAAATACCTATACACACGTGGACGAGATGATCCGTGCCGGCGGCGACTTGTTCTTAACGCAGGATGCCAAGACATTTGCCATGACCGATGATGCAACGCAGATTACGCTTCTTCGGCAGGCGACAAAGAATATTTTGTATTCGGTTGTCAACAGCAATGCCATGAGTATCCAATCAGATGGCTATCTGCTGCCAGTATGGATGCTGGTGATGATATTTGTGGACATTGCCATTATTGCAGCTTTGATCCTTTGGGGCGTGTTTGCGATCCGTTCCGTAAAAAGTGGGAAAAGCATGAAAAAAGCGTAA
- a CDS encoding glycoside hydrolase family 3 C-terminal domain-containing protein, with translation MICREEERRVEYMIDYKELISRMTLEEKASLLSGKDMWETKTIERLNLPTIIMSDGPHGVRRQVGAGDHLGLNASLPATCFPTAATVANSWNPEIGELVGSCIGEEALAQGVSVILGPGMNIKRSPLCGRNFEYYSEDPYLCGKMAAAEVRGLQSKGVSACPKHYAVNSQELRRMSSDSIVDERTLREIYLTAFEIVVKEARPKSLMTSYNRINGVYASENEKLLQEILRDEWGFDGFVVTDWGGSNDHVESVKAGNHLEMPTTGGDSDRELAKAVREGIVKEELLDRRVEELLKIIYEIHPVMETHKNKDIPIEEHHNAARRAAAESIVLLKNEENLLPVSKDTKVAIIGDFAKTPRYQGAGSSIVNCTKLDNTLDVLKDYELTVVGFERGYARGGREDADMRRAALELAKKAQIVLFYLGLDEISETEGLDRTHMRIPESQVSLLAEVAKVNPNIATVISAGSAIEMPWMDKCKAALHGYLGGQAGAGAMLQVITGQVCPSGKLAETIPLRSEDTPAYHYFPGREYSAEYREGLYIGYRYYDKAEVPVQFPFGYGLSYTSFAYSDLSVAEKEVSFTLTNIGDVDGAETAQLYIGAKESEIYRPIKELKGFSKVFLKAGESKRMVIPLDDKAFRYFNAGNNRWEVEEGEYHVLIGASSADIRLRGSLHILGEAAKCWYDKEAMIPYESGRIQAVSDREFAALLGHDIPDGRWNEDGILDVNDALCQMYYARNGLARLAYKVLTGLKDRSEKKGIPDLNVLFIYNMPFRGIAKMTKGIITMEMARQLVRMVNGHFFAGLKGFVGGFFRSRRAQRNTK, from the coding sequence ATGATATGCAGGGAAGAAGAAAGGCGTGTGGAATACATGATAGATTATAAAGAATTGATAAGTAGGATGACGCTGGAGGAAAAGGCATCCTTATTGTCCGGAAAGGATATGTGGGAAACCAAGACCATAGAGCGGCTGAACCTTCCGACCATTATAATGTCGGACGGACCTCACGGGGTACGCAGGCAGGTAGGAGCGGGAGACCATCTGGGACTGAATGCCAGCTTGCCCGCCACCTGTTTCCCCACTGCGGCAACCGTGGCAAATAGCTGGAACCCCGAGATAGGAGAGCTGGTGGGTTCCTGTATCGGAGAGGAAGCGCTTGCGCAAGGTGTGAGTGTAATCCTGGGCCCTGGAATGAACATAAAGAGAAGCCCTCTTTGCGGACGTAACTTCGAATATTACAGCGAGGATCCCTATTTGTGCGGGAAAATGGCGGCGGCAGAAGTAAGAGGACTTCAAAGCAAGGGGGTTTCTGCCTGTCCGAAGCACTATGCGGTGAATAGTCAGGAATTGAGACGGATGTCCAGCGACTCCATCGTCGATGAAAGGACGCTGCGGGAAATCTATCTGACGGCATTTGAAATCGTGGTAAAGGAAGCGAGGCCTAAGAGCCTGATGACCTCCTATAACCGCATTAACGGAGTATATGCCAGTGAGAATGAGAAGCTTCTCCAGGAAATCCTCAGGGATGAATGGGGGTTTGACGGTTTTGTTGTGACGGACTGGGGAGGTTCCAACGACCATGTAGAATCCGTTAAGGCCGGAAACCATTTGGAAATGCCTACCACGGGCGGAGACAGCGACAGGGAGCTGGCGAAGGCCGTACGAGAAGGAATAGTGAAGGAAGAGCTGTTAGACCGGAGGGTGGAGGAGCTTTTGAAGATTATTTATGAAATACATCCGGTCATGGAAACGCATAAAAATAAGGATATACCAATAGAAGAACATCACAATGCGGCGAGAAGAGCAGCGGCGGAAAGTATTGTTTTGCTGAAAAATGAAGAGAATCTGCTCCCTGTTTCGAAGGACACAAAAGTGGCGATAATCGGAGATTTTGCCAAGACTCCCCGTTACCAAGGTGCGGGATCGTCTATCGTTAACTGCACGAAGCTGGATAATACGCTAGATGTTCTAAAGGACTATGAACTTACCGTCGTTGGTTTTGAAAGAGGTTATGCGCGGGGAGGCAGGGAGGATGCCGATATGCGCAGGGCTGCATTGGAGCTGGCAAAGAAAGCGCAGATCGTTCTATTTTATCTCGGATTGGATGAAATCAGCGAGACCGAAGGACTGGACAGAACCCATATGAGGATCCCGGAAAGTCAGGTTTCCTTACTTGCAGAGGTGGCGAAGGTAAATCCCAATATTGCAACGGTAATCTCCGCAGGTTCCGCTATCGAAATGCCCTGGATGGATAAATGTAAGGCGGCACTGCACGGTTATCTGGGGGGGCAGGCAGGAGCAGGGGCAATGCTTCAGGTGATTACCGGTCAGGTATGCCCCAGCGGGAAGCTGGCAGAGACTATTCCTCTCAGGAGCGAAGATACCCCGGCCTACCATTATTTCCCGGGAAGAGAATACAGTGCGGAATATAGAGAGGGACTTTACATCGGTTACCGCTATTACGATAAAGCGGAGGTTCCAGTACAGTTTCCTTTTGGATATGGACTAAGCTATACGTCTTTCGCCTATTCCGATTTAAGTGTTGCAGAAAAGGAAGTGAGCTTTACTCTGACGAATATCGGCGATGTGGATGGTGCGGAAACAGCACAGCTTTACATCGGTGCGAAGGAATCGGAAATCTACCGTCCGATAAAGGAGCTCAAGGGTTTCTCCAAAGTGTTTTTAAAGGCGGGAGAGTCAAAACGAATGGTTATTCCGCTGGATGATAAAGCTTTCCGCTATTTCAATGCGGGAAATAACCGATGGGAGGTGGAAGAGGGAGAGTATCATGTCCTTATCGGAGCTTCCAGTGCGGATATAAGGCTTAGAGGTAGTTTGCATATCTTAGGTGAGGCAGCAAAATGCTGGTATGATAAAGAAGCTATGATACCCTATGAAAGCGGCAGGATACAAGCAGTAAGCGATAGAGAATTCGCCGCACTTTTGGGGCATGATATACCCGATGGGCGCTGGAATGAGGACGGCATCCTGGATGTAAATGATGCCCTGTGCCAGATGTACTATGCGCGAAATGGTTTGGCCAGATTAGCTTATAAGGTGCTGACAGGACTCAAGGATCGCAGCGAGAAAAAGGGAATTCCCGACCTGAATGTGTTGTTCATTTATAATATGCCCTTTCGTGGAATTGCCAAGATGACCAAGGGCATCATAACGATGGAGATGGCAAGGCAGCTTGTCCGGATGGTAAACGGCCACTTTTTTGCAGGACTTAAGGGATTCGTGGGAGGCTTTTTCAGAAGCCGAAGAGCTCAGAGAAATACGAAATAG
- a CDS encoding DUF6544 family protein has translation MLWIVIVLIATAIIVMYMAMPGGRLWKQYLADVKCSFAETNRQRSTQSIFTEDYVARLPAPLCQHIINGGYMGKPAMNNMLINFHNTKFCMAAGRKPIKIKFMQVNFVGRPDRHAFLTGRIAGIPLQAKDSVLDGYGSMTGVFAKQFQLFRSTGAEMDQGQLITALADAVYMPSLFLQEYVSWTMIDDHTVEGEIAWKGVSAKGRFSFDTDGNISRFDTNDRYMDENGKGSSLVPWYVIYSDYKEQNGYFQPGSVSVNWMLPDGDSTYFVSDSIEIQYSIKEIKNNLLGYI, from the coding sequence ATGCTTTGGATAGTTATAGTTTTGATTGCGACGGCAATCATAGTGATGTATATGGCAATGCCAGGCGGCAGGCTTTGGAAGCAATATCTGGCAGATGTGAAATGTTCTTTCGCCGAAACAAATAGGCAGAGAAGCACACAAAGTATATTTACGGAAGATTATGTTGCCAGGCTGCCGGCTCCGCTTTGTCAGCACATCATCAATGGCGGATATATGGGAAAGCCCGCTATGAACAACATGCTGATAAATTTTCATAACACAAAATTTTGCATGGCGGCAGGCAGAAAGCCCATTAAGATTAAATTCATGCAGGTCAATTTTGTAGGCAGACCTGACCGACATGCTTTCTTGACGGGAAGAATTGCAGGGATTCCATTGCAGGCTAAAGACAGTGTGCTGGACGGATACGGCTCTATGACCGGCGTATTTGCCAAGCAGTTTCAGCTTTTCCGTTCTACCGGGGCCGAAATGGATCAGGGGCAATTGATAACGGCGCTGGCAGACGCAGTATATATGCCGTCTTTATTTTTACAGGAGTATGTTTCATGGACAATGATCGACGACCACACCGTCGAAGGCGAGATCGCATGGAAAGGAGTCTCTGCTAAGGGAAGATTTTCTTTTGACACTGATGGCAACATTAGTCGTTTTGATACCAATGACCGCTACATGGACGAAAATGGAAAAGGCAGCTCGCTGGTGCCGTGGTATGTAATCTATTCTGATTACAAAGAGCAGAATGGCTACTTTCAGCCGGGAAGTGTTAGTGTAAATTGGATGCTCCCGGATGGTGACAGCACATATTTTGTGAGCGACAGCATTGAGATTCAGTACTCGATAAAAGAAATAAAAAACAATCTTTTGGGGTACATCTGA
- a CDS encoding IS3 family transposase (programmed frameshift), giving the protein MSKYTFEFKKKVVMAYLNGEGGKDYLAKKYGVSASSNVKKWVDNYKSQGDEGLMRLRKQEKYSFEYKIFVVELYLTSEVSYQELAIQEGIHNPAQICKWVNDFQIAGPDALRPRKRGRKNVFDKLNNKHKSQPIEANPIDTSAEHVKHLEDELLKLRIENAYFKRTEEAAFRGGSSSEKTARIIHSLRGEFKLKDILAVVGFPKAAYMYWQKRFNRENPDKELEDRILDIHENNKDYGYRRMYGELRNQGYTVNKKKVQRIMQKLSLQVMSFTRKSRKYSSYKGKVGTVARNRICRRFNTHIPHQKITTDTTEFKYYEVDSKGHMTMHKLYLDPFMDMCNSEIISYGIDKHPSAINVMNALDKAIEITSDCPYRRTFHSDQGWAYQMKAYSHRLKEERIFQSMSRKGNCHDNSVMENFFGLLKQEIYYGVVYYSYEELKNEIEGYIKYYNEQRIKEKLGWMSPVQYRLNLLAA; this is encoded by the exons ATGTCCAAATATACTTTTGAATTTAAGAAAAAGGTTGTGATGGCTTATCTAAATGGAGAAGGAGGAAAAGATTATTTAGCAAAGAAATACGGTGTTTCCGCCTCGAGTAATGTAAAAAAGTGGGTCGATAATTACAAATCACAAGGTGACGAAGGTTTGATGCGTTTAAGAAAACAAGAAAAATACTCTTTTGAATATAAGATTTTTGTTGTAGAATTATATCTAACAAGTGAGGTTTCATATCAAGAATTAGCTATTCAAGAAGGAATTCATAATCCTGCACAGATTTGTAAATGGGTGAATGATTTTCAGATTGCTGGTCCTGATGCTTTGAGGCCTAGGAAAAGAGGTCGGAAGAACGTGTTTGATAAGCTAAACAATAAACATAAATCTCAGCCTATTGAAGCAAATCCAATAGACACTAGCGCTGAACATGTGAAACATCTTGAAGATGAACTTTTAAAGCTACGTATAGAGAATGCCTATT TTAAAAGAACTGAGGAGGCTGCGTTTAGAGGAGGAAGCTCTTCTGAAAAAACAGCGAGAATCATCCACAGCCTCCGAGGAGAGTTCAAACTAAAAGATATTCTCGCAGTTGTAGGTTTTCCAAAAGCGGCATATATGTATTGGCAGAAAAGATTTAATAGAGAAAATCCTGATAAAGAGCTGGAGGATAGGATATTAGATATTCATGAGAATAATAAGGATTATGGATATCGTCGTATGTATGGAGAACTCAGGAATCAGGGATATACAGTAAACAAGAAGAAAGTCCAACGAATTATGCAAAAGCTTAGTCTCCAAGTTATGTCTTTTACCAGGAAAAGTCGTAAGTATAGTTCATATAAGGGGAAAGTTGGAACAGTTGCACGTAACAGAATTTGCAGACGTTTCAATACTCATATCCCACATCAGAAGATTACAACTGATACTACAGAGTTTAAATACTATGAGGTAGATTCCAAAGGACATATGACAATGCACAAGCTATACTTGGACCCGTTTATGGATATGTGCAATAGTGAAATCATAAGTTATGGCATAGATAAGCATCCCTCTGCAATTAATGTAATGAATGCTCTTGATAAGGCTATTGAAATAACATCCGATTGTCCTTACCGAAGAACTTTTCACTCAGATCAAGGTTGGGCTTATCAAATGAAAGCTTATTCACATCGTCTAAAAGAAGAACGAATCTTCCAGAGTATGTCAAGAAAAGGCAACTGCCATGATAATTCAGTCATGGAGAACTTCTTTGGTTTATTAAAACAAGAGATATACTATGGTGTGGTATATTATAGTTATGAAGAATTAAAAAATGAAATCGAAGGTTACATAAAGTATTATAACGAACAAAGAATCAAAGAAAAACTAGGATGGATGAGCCCTGTACAATACAGGCTCAATCTCTTGGCTGCATAA
- a CDS encoding TetR/AcrR family transcriptional regulator, producing the protein MGIKERRDIEKAEMKKKIKGAAIELIEQEGYEKLSIRKIAAKIEYSPTTIYLYYKDKAEIISDMSYDLYHKVESNAAAIINGNAALSIDQRIRSLLNVFVMSLCSEPEMAKAIMYSGTNAIFANESRNDKPSNSGIDMLDNFFADGIAQRVLKPNIANTSWMIISALLGFVMCAIENQLYKLEDFDRLVSDFIEILMGGIRL; encoded by the coding sequence ATGGGTATCAAAGAACGGCGTGATATCGAAAAAGCCGAAATGAAAAAGAAAATAAAAGGTGCCGCTATTGAACTTATTGAACAAGAGGGCTATGAAAAATTGTCAATAAGAAAGATAGCCGCGAAAATTGAGTATTCTCCGACCACAATTTACCTTTACTACAAAGACAAAGCCGAGATTATTTCGGATATGTCCTACGATCTTTATCATAAAGTTGAGAGCAATGCTGCTGCCATCATAAATGGCAATGCTGCACTTTCAATAGATCAGCGAATACGCAGCCTTTTGAACGTCTTTGTTATGAGCCTTTGCAGTGAACCTGAAATGGCAAAGGCTATTATGTATAGCGGAACAAATGCGATATTTGCTAATGAAAGCAGAAATGATAAGCCTTCCAATTCAGGAATAGACATGCTTGATAATTTCTTTGCCGACGGGATAGCCCAAAGAGTCTTGAAGCCAAATATAGCGAACACTTCATGGATGATAATTAGTGCTTTACTCGGTTTCGTTATGTGTGCCATAGAAAATCAATTATATAAACTGGAGGATTTCGACCGGCTTGTGAGCGATTTCATAGAAATCCTTATGGGGGGAATCAGACTTTGA
- a CDS encoding class I SAM-dependent methyltransferase yields MNEAKFTGKANIYSKYRPSYPDGFIEYLYSEVGITKESVIADIGSGTGILTDLLLRQNSYVYGVEPNKDMRNIAEKELTAYDNFVSVNASAENTGLLDDSVDYITVAQAFHWFDRIKFKSECKRILKSQGKVILVWNSRDDKSELVMKNESINRKFCPDFKGFSDGMRGESPEEYSDFFKDGICEYKTFRCDLMFDEDSFIGRNMSASYAPERGDSNYEPYILELKKLYEEYSVSGSLCMPNITKSYVGEV; encoded by the coding sequence ATGAACGAAGCAAAATTTACAGGTAAGGCAAATATTTATTCTAAGTATAGACCTTCCTATCCGGATGGCTTTATTGAATATCTTTATTCGGAAGTCGGAATTACGAAAGAGAGCGTTATCGCGGACATTGGATCCGGGACAGGAATATTAACTGACCTGCTATTAAGACAAAACAGCTATGTTTATGGTGTTGAACCCAATAAGGACATGAGAAACATCGCAGAAAAAGAGCTTACCGCATATGATAATTTTGTGTCCGTAAATGCTTCAGCTGAAAACACCGGTTTATTGGATGATAGCGTTGATTATATTACTGTTGCCCAGGCGTTCCATTGGTTTGACAGAATAAAATTTAAGTCAGAGTGTAAAAGGATACTAAAAAGTCAAGGTAAAGTAATCCTCGTATGGAATAGCCGGGACGATAAAAGCGAACTGGTTATGAAAAATGAATCCATCAATCGCAAATTCTGTCCTGATTTCAAGGGATTTTCTGACGGTATGAGAGGAGAAAGCCCCGAAGAATACAGTGACTTTTTTAAAGATGGGATTTGTGAATATAAAACTTTTAGATGTGACTTGATGTTTGATGAAGATAGCTTTATCGGAAGAAATATGTCCGCTTCATATGCGCCTGAAAGAGGCGATAGTAATTATGAACCTTATATTTTAGAGCTGAAAAAGCTATATGAGGAATACAGTGTTTCGGGAAGCTTATGTATGCCTAATATAACAAAAAGCTATGTCGGTGAAGTATAA
- a CDS encoding methyl-accepting chemotaxis protein has protein sequence MRKSIVSRILFILVFLTGLFVVNTALSGVTNSQIRLSTDLISDSFLSLEYEQVNLVKSMDGINLSIQFYLLSNEESGGEEAVTSIRDGVAQGEAVISNIDAICKEFSNRAMNTALTEAYAPYYTEMEDYLGQASAIAGHIENNDRASAQAAYETLEKSSGEMSEAEKGFQEVLDLSIAHETGLIHSRVTRSTMIIWIMASLFILSASAAFYVCMKTIIAPLKKTKDDLNGIILKLETGEGDLTARIGCSSKDEIGQIVKGINSFLEALQQAMLSIKSGSHTIQGTTETINAHILECKDSASGISDALTEMSASMEEINATLQNIDGGAQNVLQASNTMEESARFGSAQVGSIAVRALEVSAQAGESKEMTRKVMQEIDGKMESSIEKSRSVEKINELTDAILGISSQTNLLALNASIEAARAGNAGKGFAVVAEEIRKLSENTRDIASDIQTTNTLVVASVKELAYNAHELMTYIKENILVDYDEFVAITGSYKKDAGTINEMLLGFESKAKELREIASHMAEGLSGITIAVEESVNAVVQSNEDTNILFHSIITISDEAAHNLETVNVLSGEVNKFRKVE, from the coding sequence ATGCGCAAATCCATAGTATCTCGTATCTTATTCATATTAGTTTTTCTCACCGGATTATTTGTGGTGAATACCGCTCTTAGCGGAGTTACAAACTCACAGATCCGGCTGTCCACAGATCTGATTTCCGACTCTTTTCTCAGCTTAGAATATGAACAGGTGAATTTGGTAAAGAGCATGGATGGAATCAACCTATCTATCCAATTCTATCTGTTAAGCAATGAGGAAAGCGGCGGGGAAGAAGCGGTGACGTCAATCAGGGACGGAGTCGCCCAAGGCGAAGCAGTCATAAGCAATATAGATGCAATTTGTAAAGAATTCTCAAACAGAGCCATGAATACGGCATTGACGGAGGCGTATGCGCCCTATTATACAGAAATGGAAGATTATCTGGGGCAAGCGTCTGCAATCGCCGGACATATAGAAAACAATGACAGAGCGTCGGCGCAGGCTGCCTATGAGACCTTAGAAAAATCATCCGGTGAGATGTCGGAGGCAGAAAAAGGTTTTCAAGAGGTGCTGGATTTAAGCATCGCGCATGAAACCGGACTGATACATTCGAGAGTCACCAGATCTACTATGATCATCTGGATTATGGCGAGTCTGTTCATATTATCTGCATCAGCAGCCTTCTATGTTTGCATGAAGACAATAATCGCTCCCTTGAAAAAGACAAAGGATGATTTAAACGGCATTATCCTGAAGCTGGAAACCGGAGAGGGAGATTTGACAGCGCGGATAGGCTGCAGCAGTAAGGATGAGATCGGTCAGATCGTGAAGGGAATCAACAGCTTCCTGGAAGCCTTGCAGCAAGCCATGCTATCGATCAAATCGGGCTCTCATACCATTCAAGGCACCACGGAAACAATTAATGCCCATATATTGGAATGCAAAGATTCTGCTTCCGGCATTTCCGACGCTTTGACCGAGATGTCAGCAAGCATGGAGGAAATAAATGCCACCCTGCAGAACATCGACGGGGGAGCGCAGAACGTTCTTCAAGCCTCCAATACTATGGAGGAATCCGCTCGTTTTGGTTCTGCACAAGTAGGAAGTATTGCCGTCCGGGCGCTGGAGGTAAGTGCTCAGGCGGGAGAGAGCAAGGAAATGACGAGGAAGGTCATGCAGGAAATCGACGGTAAGATGGAAAGTTCCATTGAAAAAAGCCGTTCCGTAGAAAAGATAAATGAGCTTACCGATGCAATTCTCGGTATTTCCTCCCAAACGAATCTTTTGGCATTAAATGCCTCTATCGAAGCGGCAAGAGCCGGAAATGCAGGAAAAGGTTTTGCCGTTGTGGCGGAGGAAATACGAAAGCTGTCGGAGAACACCAGGGATATTGCCAGCGATATTCAGACAACAAATACTCTTGTGGTAGCTTCCGTAAAAGAGCTTGCTTATAATGCCCATGAGCTTATGACTTATATCAAGGAAAATATCCTAGTGGATTACGATGAGTTCGTAGCCATCACAGGCAGCTATAAAAAGGATGCAGGGACAATAAATGAAATGCTCCTGGGGTTCGAGAGTAAGGCAAAGGAACTGCGGGAAATCGCATCGCATATGGCGGAGGGCTTAAGCGGAATTACCATCGCGGTAGAGGAAAGCGTGAATGCAGTGGTTCAGTCCAATGAGGATACCAATATACTTTTTCATTCTATTATCACAATAAGTGACGAAGCCGCCCATAATCTGGAGACTGTAAATGTGTTGAGCGGTGAGGTGAATAAATTCAGAAAAGTGGAATAG